In one window of Frigoriglobus tundricola DNA:
- a CDS encoding pseudouridine-5'-phosphate glycosidase, with product MPPDWLVVSDEVRAAVAAGRPVVALESTLIAHGLPWPVNLETARESESAVRAAGAVPATIAVLHGAPTVGLSGAQIEDLARAKGVRKASRRDLGAAVALKQHAATTVSATMALAHAAGIRVFGTGGLGGAHRDAEPFDISADLTELARTPVLVACAGAKSILHLPRTLEILETLGVPVVGYRTDVFPTFYVRDHSPPLPVSARVDSAREAAALFAAHTSMGGGGAVLAQSCPADVAVSAVEFDRWLHEAEGAARAANVTGAKVTPFLLARLGELSGGRTLAANRVLIVANARSLAAEVAANM from the coding sequence ATGCCGCCAGATTGGTTGGTCGTTTCCGACGAAGTGCGCGCCGCGGTGGCCGCCGGTCGGCCGGTGGTCGCGCTCGAATCGACGCTCATCGCCCACGGGCTGCCGTGGCCGGTGAACCTCGAAACGGCCCGCGAATCGGAGTCGGCCGTCCGCGCCGCCGGCGCCGTGCCCGCGACCATCGCGGTACTACACGGCGCGCCGACCGTGGGCCTTTCCGGTGCCCAGATCGAAGACCTCGCGCGCGCAAAAGGCGTGCGGAAAGCGAGTCGCCGCGACCTCGGCGCCGCGGTCGCGCTGAAGCAGCACGCCGCAACCACCGTATCGGCGACGATGGCACTGGCGCACGCGGCCGGCATTCGCGTGTTCGGCACCGGCGGCCTGGGGGGCGCGCACCGCGACGCGGAGCCGTTCGACATCTCCGCCGACCTGACCGAACTCGCCCGCACGCCGGTGCTGGTGGCGTGCGCCGGGGCGAAGAGCATCCTGCACCTGCCGCGCACGCTGGAGATCCTGGAAACGCTCGGCGTGCCGGTGGTCGGCTACCGCACCGACGTGTTCCCGACGTTCTACGTCCGCGACCACAGCCCGCCGCTGCCGGTGTCGGCCCGCGTCGATTCGGCGCGCGAGGCCGCCGCGCTGTTCGCGGCGCACACGAGCATGGGTGGCGGCGGGGCCGTGCTGGCTCAGTCGTGCCCGGCGGACGTTGCGGTGTCGGCGGTGGAGTTCGACCGGTGGCTACACGAGGCCGAAGGCGCGGCCCGCGCGGCGAACGTGACCGGCGCGAAGGTGACGCCGTTTCTTCTGGCGCGGCTGGGCGAGTTGAGCGGCGGGCGGACCCTGGCGGCGAACCGCGTGCTGATCGTCGCGAACGCGCGCTCGCTCGCCGCCGAAGTGGCAGCCAATATGTAG
- a CDS encoding TIGR02996 domain-containing protein, whose product MSPDEAAFLKAIGDNPADETARLVYADWLAERGEDEKATWLRESVVNGWPQEDQPLYPVGLIQTMFSRGTLGDAWLHLVRGRIPLWDASTLLALGRLQGFLLANSFSNDRTLGFQGPNSVQHAFNKHTGEASLLPLGILDELVSARFAEYLPVNLEPLPDWESSLRSVFTRWLFTDPAGVVTSIGASEEVRTVRTDSGRRSVEESALRLVRAVIRPERAWQITVTKSHYYAMESNDIALEAANRVLFLHFSFSD is encoded by the coding sequence ATGTCACCGGACGAAGCCGCGTTCCTGAAGGCGATCGGTGACAACCCCGCGGACGAAACCGCGCGGCTGGTGTACGCCGACTGGCTGGCAGAACGTGGGGAAGATGAGAAAGCCACTTGGCTCCGCGAGAGCGTCGTGAACGGGTGGCCGCAAGAAGATCAACCGCTGTATCCTGTCGGACTAATCCAGACAATGTTCTCACGCGGCACACTTGGTGATGCGTGGCTACACCTCGTGCGGGGGCGAATCCCGTTATGGGACGCTTCTACTCTCCTCGCCCTTGGACGTCTCCAGGGATTTCTACTTGCGAACTCCTTTTCAAACGACAGGACGCTTGGCTTCCAAGGGCCGAATAGCGTTCAACACGCATTCAACAAACACACGGGTGAGGCGTCTCTGCTCCCTCTTGGTATACTCGACGAACTTGTCTCCGCTCGATTCGCGGAATATCTGCCAGTGAACCTGGAGCCACTTCCAGATTGGGAGTCCTCGTTACGTTCCGTCTTCACTCGTTGGTTGTTCACCGATCCCGCAGGCGTGGTCACTTCCATTGGTGCAAGTGAAGAGGTGCGCACCGTGCGCACGGATTCCGGTCGCCGCTCTGTCGAAGAAAGTGCTCTGCGGTTGGTCCGGGCGGTCATCCGACCTGAAAGGGCTTGGCAAATCACCGTGACTAAGAGCCACTACTACGCAATGGAATCGAACGACATCGCGCTCGAAGCGGCTAACCGCGTACTGTTCCTGCACTTCAGCTTCTCGGATTGA
- the gatB gene encoding Asp-tRNA(Asn)/Glu-tRNA(Gln) amidotransferase subunit GatB, protein MAEPYKIVIGLEIHVQLLTKTKLFCGCKNQFGLPPNTATCPVCLGLPGSLPVMNRTAFDLALRAALALNCQIAGFTKWDRKNYYYPDLPKNYQISQYDLPFSHDGWLEINTAKDPKKDYTPKKIGIIRAHLEEDAGKNLHDESGKGGDTLVDLNRTGTPLLEIVSHPDMNTPEEAMAYLEEVRLMLREIGVSDCEMQEGSLRCDANVNIHVPVIGKEHAETGKEYHATPLVEIKNLNSFRAVGKAITYEAKRHYEEYQKDTHGTFRIGKMLKTTAGWDDAKGVTVVQRHKEEAADYRYFPEPDLVPVVVSEAQVAAAKAAMGELPQAQRKRLSDQYGLTAYDAQVLTAKGRATVAYFESVAQALNDGKAAANRMSDLIYPALTERKEEITAFPFDAAKFADFIRTGPTNSQDRRDVFKLMLDEGLDLPAAKAKAGIKEVDGDALRAAVVAAIAANPKAVADFRAGKDAAKMSIVGAVMKANKGVPNDLVRRLVDEELARG, encoded by the coding sequence ATGGCCGAGCCGTACAAGATCGTCATCGGGCTGGAAATTCACGTCCAGCTCCTCACCAAAACCAAGCTGTTCTGCGGGTGCAAGAACCAGTTCGGGCTGCCTCCCAACACCGCCACTTGCCCCGTCTGCCTGGGGCTGCCCGGCTCGTTGCCCGTCATGAACCGGACGGCGTTCGACCTCGCGCTCCGCGCCGCCCTCGCCCTCAACTGCCAGATCGCCGGATTCACCAAGTGGGACCGCAAGAACTACTACTACCCGGACCTGCCCAAGAACTACCAGATCTCGCAGTACGACCTGCCGTTCAGCCACGACGGGTGGCTCGAAATTAACACCGCCAAGGACCCCAAGAAGGACTACACGCCGAAGAAGATCGGCATCATCCGCGCGCACCTCGAAGAGGACGCGGGCAAGAACCTCCACGACGAGAGCGGCAAGGGCGGCGACACCCTCGTGGACCTCAACCGCACCGGCACCCCGCTGCTGGAGATCGTTTCGCACCCCGACATGAACACGCCCGAAGAAGCGATGGCGTACCTCGAAGAGGTCCGCCTCATGTTGCGCGAGATCGGCGTGTCCGACTGCGAAATGCAAGAGGGCTCGCTCCGCTGCGACGCGAACGTGAACATCCACGTCCCGGTGATCGGCAAGGAGCACGCCGAGACCGGCAAGGAGTACCACGCGACCCCGCTCGTGGAGATCAAGAACCTGAACAGCTTCCGTGCCGTCGGCAAGGCCATTACCTACGAGGCGAAGCGGCACTACGAGGAGTACCAGAAGGACACGCACGGCACGTTCCGCATCGGCAAGATGCTGAAAACGACCGCGGGCTGGGACGACGCGAAGGGCGTGACGGTGGTGCAGCGGCACAAGGAAGAGGCCGCCGACTACCGCTACTTCCCCGAACCGGACCTCGTGCCGGTGGTGGTGTCCGAAGCGCAGGTCGCGGCGGCGAAAGCCGCGATGGGCGAACTGCCGCAGGCGCAGCGGAAGCGGCTGTCCGATCAGTACGGCCTCACGGCCTACGACGCCCAGGTGCTGACCGCAAAGGGCCGGGCGACGGTCGCGTACTTCGAGTCGGTGGCGCAGGCACTCAACGACGGCAAGGCCGCCGCGAACCGCATGAGCGACCTGATTTACCCCGCGCTGACCGAGCGCAAAGAGGAGATCACCGCGTTCCCGTTCGACGCGGCCAAATTCGCGGACTTCATCCGCACCGGTCCGACGAACTCGCAGGACCGCCGCGACGTGTTCAAACTGATGCTCGACGAGGGGCTCGACCTGCCCGCGGCGAAGGCGAAGGCCGGCATCAAGGAAGTGGACGGGGACGCGCTGCGTGCGGCGGTGGTGGCGGCAATCGCGGCGAACCCGAAGGCGGTGGCCGACTTCAGGGCCGGTAAGGACGCGGCGAAAATGTCGATCGTCGGCGCGGTGATGAAGGCGAACAAGGGCGTGCCGAACGACCTGGTGCGCCGCCTGGTGGACGAGGAACTGGCGCGGGGATAG
- a CDS encoding RrF2 family transcriptional regulator, producing MLFSARAEYACLAMLELAAQYGSPKPVPLTDIANKHGIPSSRFLVQILIQLNKAGLVTSTRGAAGGYHIAKRPADITLGDVVAAVEGTEQAGTRTNPRKPASPLAVALDDVWERIRVAHDEFLKAQATVLKQTTLAQLVDSGQPLQYVI from the coding sequence ATGCTTTTCTCCGCCCGCGCCGAATACGCCTGTCTCGCGATGCTGGAGCTGGCCGCTCAGTACGGCAGCCCGAAGCCGGTGCCGCTGACCGACATCGCCAACAAGCACGGCATCCCGTCGTCGCGGTTCCTCGTCCAGATCCTGATCCAGTTGAACAAGGCCGGGCTGGTGACGAGCACCCGCGGCGCGGCCGGCGGCTACCACATCGCCAAGCGGCCGGCGGACATCACCTTGGGCGACGTGGTCGCGGCGGTGGAGGGCACCGAACAGGCCGGCACGCGCACCAACCCCCGCAAGCCCGCCTCGCCGCTGGCCGTCGCCCTGGACGACGTGTGGGAGCGCATCCGCGTGGCCCACGACGAGTTCCTTAAGGCCCAGGCGACCGTTCTCAAACAGACCACTCTCGCCCAGCTCGTCGATTCGGGCCAGCCACTCCAGTACGTGATTTAG
- a CDS encoding phosphoadenylyl-sulfate reductase: protein MARAQATAAEIAEANDRLATARPEEVLRWAADRFHPHLMMATAFGAEGCCIIHMLAAIQPATTVINLDTGYQFPETLDLRERIKTRYGIEVEYVRPELTVAEYESEHGGPLHAHRPDQCCYDRKVLPLRRAVERIAPLAWISAIRRDQTADRGRAAVVEWDQKFELVKVNPLLNWTKKDVWGFVHKNDVPYNPLHDRDYPSIGCWPCTRPVRAGEDDRAGRWAGKVKKECGLHVIEVKDGEGI from the coding sequence ATGGCGCGGGCGCAGGCGACGGCTGCGGAAATCGCGGAGGCCAACGATCGGCTCGCCACAGCCCGGCCAGAAGAGGTGCTCCGGTGGGCCGCGGATCGGTTCCACCCCCACTTGATGATGGCGACCGCGTTCGGTGCAGAAGGCTGTTGCATCATTCACATGCTCGCCGCGATCCAGCCGGCCACGACCGTCATCAACCTGGACACGGGTTACCAGTTTCCGGAGACCCTCGACCTGCGCGAGCGGATCAAAACGCGCTACGGTATTGAGGTCGAGTACGTTCGTCCGGAACTGACGGTCGCCGAGTACGAGTCCGAACACGGCGGCCCGCTGCACGCGCACCGGCCCGATCAGTGCTGCTACGACCGCAAGGTGCTCCCGCTGCGTCGGGCGGTCGAGCGGATCGCTCCGCTAGCGTGGATCAGCGCGATCCGGCGCGACCAGACCGCGGACCGGGGCCGGGCCGCGGTGGTCGAGTGGGACCAGAAGTTCGAGCTGGTGAAGGTGAACCCGCTGCTCAACTGGACGAAGAAGGACGTGTGGGGGTTCGTCCACAAGAACGACGTGCCGTACAACCCGCTCCACGACCGGGACTACCCGAGCATCGGCTGCTGGCCGTGTACGCGGCCCGTGCGAGCCGGTGAGGACGACCGCGCCGGGCGCTGGGCCGGCAAGGTCAAGAAGGAGTGCGGGCTGCACGTGATCGAGGTCAAGGACGGCGAGGGCATTTAG